Proteins co-encoded in one Campylobacter ornithocola genomic window:
- the folK gene encoding 2-amino-4-hydroxy-6-hydroxymethyldihydropteridine diphosphokinase, translated as MLIKGARRLEKIRFFPFYSKADKKGKYIAIIGLGSNIEDEKKRFRSLFRLLMQDKRLQVLQTSPFLINKAFSFEEQKDFTNAVMIVSTSLHARALLKVLFFYEFKFKRKRTFKNAPRTLDLDLLYFSKKARKDEYCTVPHVGVNDRISVTLPLGLLR; from the coding sequence TTGCTGATTAAAGGAGCTAGAAGGTTAGAAAAAATTCGTTTTTTTCCTTTTTATTCAAAGGCAGATAAAAAAGGAAAATATATAGCCATTATAGGACTTGGGAGTAATATAGAAGATGAGAAAAAACGCTTTCGGAGTTTATTTAGGCTTTTAATGCAAGATAAACGCTTGCAAGTATTGCAAACATCGCCATTTTTGATTAATAAAGCTTTTAGCTTTGAAGAGCAAAAAGATTTTACTAATGCAGTGATGATTGTTAGCACAAGTTTGCACGCAAGAGCACTTCTAAAAGTTTTGTTTTTTTATGAGTTTAAATTCAAAAGAAAAAGAACTTTTAAAAATGCTCCTAGAACGCTTGATTTGGATTTGTTGTATTTTTCAAAAAAAGCGCGTAAAGATGAGTATTGCACAGTACCTCATGTGGGGGTAAATGATAGAATTAGCGTAACTTTGCCTTTGGGCTTGTTAAGATAA
- the flhG gene encoding flagella biosynthesis ATPase FlhG: protein MSNQAEKLKDLVKNDNSNTKHTHFIAVTSGKGGVGKSTFSANLGNILAKNGYKVGLFDADIGLANLDVILNVRVEKNLLHVLKGECSLEDILIEVKPNLWLIPGESGDEILKYNDKNIYERFLNQTSILDDLDFLIIDTGAGIGGNIGNFLEMSDEVIVITVPDPAAITDAYATIKTTSKTKENLLMVFNVVKNENEALRIFDNIKKVADINIKHNLNLEFLGFLGQSKDISSSIKKRTLFSDDDTNASDELKTIASKLLYRLEQKVLNNVGDKSIMSFFKKLLDRF from the coding sequence ATGAGTAATCAAGCAGAAAAATTAAAAGATCTAGTAAAAAATGACAACTCAAATACAAAACATACTCATTTTATCGCAGTTACTAGCGGTAAAGGTGGGGTTGGAAAAAGTACTTTTAGTGCAAATTTAGGCAACATCCTAGCTAAAAATGGTTATAAAGTAGGGCTTTTTGATGCAGATATTGGGCTTGCAAATTTAGATGTGATTTTAAATGTGCGTGTGGAAAAAAACCTTTTGCATGTTTTAAAGGGCGAATGCTCATTAGAAGATATTTTAATAGAAGTAAAGCCAAATTTATGGCTTATCCCAGGTGAAAGTGGCGATGAAATTTTAAAATACAATGATAAAAATATTTATGAGAGATTTTTAAATCAAACAAGTATTTTAGATGATTTAGATTTTTTGATCATTGACACAGGAGCAGGCATAGGCGGCAATATAGGAAATTTCTTAGAAATGTCTGATGAGGTTATTGTTATTACTGTGCCTGATCCTGCCGCGATTACCGATGCTTATGCTACTATAAAAACCACTTCAAAAACTAAAGAGAATTTATTAATGGTGTTTAATGTAGTTAAAAATGAAAATGAAGCTTTGAGAATTTTTGATAACATTAAAAAAGTAGCAGATATTAACATTAAGCATAATTTAAATTTAGAATTTTTAGGATTTTTAGGTCAAAGTAAAGATATTAGTTCTAGTATTAAAAAAAGAACTTTATTTAGTGATGATGACACTAATGCAAGTGATGAGCTAAAAACCATAGCCTCTAAGCTTTTGTATAGGTTGGAACAAAAAGTGCTTAATAATGTGGGAGATAAAAGCATTATGAGTTTTTTCAAAAAGCTTTTGGATCGTTTTTAG
- a CDS encoding McrC family protein gives MNTFSIIEYQDFSKEDLKEIFKEKAEIFYKELEDFAKNNESLLGFKSKNALKAKNYVGIIQTKSGVLEILPKCTNLKKYTANNKSKSKLFLKENFKKTYTIDNNNELSTKFSYFQDCKIFTNTKIKDFKNLKIKKFYSLAKTNFCPKNLLINMLKTLKNSPFKKSQISSLQIAKMPLFEVFITMFLDEFDSVYKKGLMRSYVSSEENRTFLKGKLLFNEHIKSNLIHKERFFTSSDEFVLDIAPNRLIKSTLNFLKSKTSLNKFKIIKAMQMLDEVEFSKNYEKDFSFKISRHFDYYENILSWCKIFLQNKTFTLYKGKNEAFALLFPMEKLFENYVAYMFKLANPNKNIKTQSSGKYLISKNDEKCFMLKPDLYIENKMILDAKWKIPDDSEDEEKHGISQSDLYQMFAYANKYEIKEIYLIYPLCERTFDLREKLKTKDIKFLAQGFLKACDEHVKLKVFFAPLPF, from the coding sequence ATCAACACCTTTTCTATCATCGAATACCAAGATTTTTCTAAAGAAGATTTAAAAGAAATTTTCAAAGAAAAAGCTGAAATATTTTATAAAGAGCTAGAAGACTTTGCAAAAAATAATGAAAGTCTTCTAGGCTTTAAAAGTAAAAACGCCTTAAAAGCTAAAAATTATGTCGGCATTATACAGACTAAAAGCGGTGTTTTAGAAATCTTGCCAAAATGCACAAATTTAAAAAAATATACAGCTAACAATAAGAGCAAATCAAAACTATTTTTAAAAGAAAATTTTAAAAAGACTTATACAATAGACAATAATAATGAATTATCTACAAAATTTAGTTATTTTCAAGATTGTAAAATTTTTACGAATACTAAAATCAAAGATTTTAAAAATCTTAAAATAAAAAAATTTTATAGTCTAGCAAAAACAAATTTTTGCCCTAAAAATCTTTTAATTAATATGCTAAAAACCTTAAAAAATTCTCCCTTTAAAAAGTCTCAAATTTCATCTTTACAAATTGCTAAAATGCCTTTGTTTGAAGTATTTATCACGATGTTTTTAGATGAATTTGATAGTGTGTATAAAAAAGGTTTGATGAGATCTTATGTAAGTAGCGAAGAAAACAGAACTTTTTTAAAAGGAAAATTACTTTTTAATGAGCATATAAAATCAAATTTAATACACAAAGAAAGATTTTTCACAAGTAGTGATGAATTTGTTTTAGACATAGCGCCAAATCGTTTGATAAAATCAACGCTAAATTTTTTAAAATCCAAAACAAGCTTGAATAAATTTAAAATCATCAAAGCTATGCAAATGCTTGATGAGGTAGAATTTTCTAAAAATTATGAAAAAGATTTTAGTTTTAAAATTTCAAGACATTTTGATTATTATGAAAATATACTTTCTTGGTGTAAGATATTTTTGCAAAATAAAACTTTTACTCTATATAAAGGCAAAAACGAAGCCTTTGCTTTACTTTTTCCTATGGAAAAACTTTTTGAAAACTATGTAGCTTATATGTTTAAACTTGCTAATCCAAATAAAAATATAAAAACCCAAAGTAGTGGAAAGTATCTAATCTCAAAAAATGATGAAAAATGTTTTATGTTAAAGCCTGATTTATATATAGAAAATAAAATGATTTTAGATGCCAAATGGAAAATTCCAGATGATAGTGAAGATGAGGAAAAACATGGTATATCGCAAAGTGATTTATATCAAATGTTTGCTTATGCAAATAAATACGAGATAAAAGAAATTTATCTTATTTATCCTCTATGTGAGAGAACTTTTGACTTAAGAGAGAAATTAAAAACCAAAGATATTAAGTTTTTAGCGCAAGGTTTTTTAAAAGCTTGCGATGAACATGTAAAGCTTAAGGTATTTTTCGCACCTTTACCTTTTTAG
- the ribD gene encoding bifunctional diaminohydroxyphosphoribosylaminopyrimidine deaminase/5-amino-6-(5-phosphoribosylamino)uracil reductase RibD, protein MNHEFYMNLAIDEAWRYQLLTYPNPAVGCVILDKNGKILSIEAHKEAGKAHAELKAVSKALKVLNPNLDLPQNANDLHEFICQNHQGLLKGASAYVSLEPCNHQGKTPPCAKLFSTLGFSEVFIATKDEHKLASGGVEFLKDQGIKVHMGICEQRAKELLKPFLKWQKSSFKFFKLALSLNGSAYGKIVSSKASRTYAHALRSKLDLLVVGGETIRHDRPILDARLAQAKAPNLCILSHQNLESFDPNIPLFSVPEREIFTSIPSKAKFIMYEGGENFLKAFKDELDMLLIFSNSNLNTLENVKLDLKLKPLYKGFLENDTYGFYEIIKS, encoded by the coding sequence ATGAATCACGAATTTTATATGAATTTAGCCATAGATGAAGCTTGGAGATATCAGCTTTTAACCTACCCAAATCCAGCCGTAGGCTGTGTGATCTTAGACAAAAATGGCAAAATTTTAAGCATAGAAGCACACAAAGAAGCAGGCAAGGCTCATGCAGAACTTAAAGCAGTGAGTAAAGCCTTAAAAGTGCTTAATCCAAATTTAGATTTACCACAAAATGCAAATGATTTGCATGAGTTTATTTGTCAAAATCATCAAGGTTTGCTAAAAGGCGCTAGTGCTTATGTGAGTTTAGAACCTTGCAATCACCAGGGTAAAACTCCACCTTGTGCAAAGCTTTTTAGCACGCTTGGTTTTAGCGAAGTTTTTATCGCTACTAAAGATGAACACAAGCTCGCAAGCGGTGGAGTAGAGTTTTTAAAAGATCAAGGCATAAAAGTTCACATGGGAATTTGCGAGCAAAGAGCCAAAGAGCTTTTAAAGCCTTTTTTAAAATGGCAAAAATCAAGTTTTAAATTTTTTAAACTAGCCCTTTCTTTAAATGGTTCTGCTTATGGTAAAATCGTAAGTTCTAAAGCAAGTAGAACTTACGCTCATGCATTGCGCTCAAAGCTTGATTTGCTTGTAGTAGGTGGAGAAACTATAAGACATGATAGGCCTATTTTAGATGCAAGGCTAGCTCAAGCTAAAGCACCAAATTTATGTATACTAAGCCATCAAAATTTAGAAAGTTTTGATCCAAACATTCCTTTATTTAGCGTGCCTGAGAGAGAAATTTTTACAAGCATTCCTAGCAAAGCAAAGTTTATTATGTATGAGGGTGGGGAGAATTTTTTAAAAGCCTTTAAAGATGAGCTAGATATGCTTTTGATTTTTTCAAACTCGAATTTAAACACCCTTGAAAATGTTAAGTTAGATTTAAAGCTAAAGCCTTTATACAAAGGCTTTTTAGAAAATGATACTTATGGATTTTATGAGATTATTAAATCTTAA
- the sppA gene encoding signal peptide peptidase SppA: MQIIKSFFKGIGKIISYINTYFKTFVFLFIVFLILAPSGDNVKLSNANLAQINLKGEISDASNLLEQIYKVKDDKAIKGVLLFIDSPGGAFAPSMEIALAIQDLKAKKPVVVYAGGTIASGSYLSAVGSDMIIANPASFVGSIGVIMQGFEVSELAQKLGINEQTIKAGNYKEAGTFMRKWSEDEKDFLQNLANQSYELFTQFVAKNRKLDLNQTSSWADAKVFLANEALKLKLIDKIGNYEQAKKEVEKLAKVQNPIWQKEDAIDKFLKRLEEQSASFFANTLTQFFTQVSSQKIY, from the coding sequence ATGCAAATTATAAAGTCATTTTTTAAAGGAATTGGAAAAATCATTTCTTATATCAACACTTATTTTAAAACCTTTGTGTTTTTATTTATTGTGTTTTTAATCCTTGCTCCAAGTGGGGATAATGTCAAACTTTCTAATGCAAACTTAGCACAAATTAATCTTAAAGGCGAAATTAGCGATGCGAGTAATCTTTTAGAGCAAATTTACAAAGTCAAAGACGATAAAGCTATAAAAGGGGTTTTACTTTTTATAGATAGCCCTGGTGGAGCTTTTGCTCCAAGTATGGAAATAGCTCTTGCTATACAAGATCTTAAAGCTAAAAAACCTGTGGTAGTCTATGCAGGTGGAACTATAGCAAGTGGGAGTTACTTAAGTGCAGTAGGATCTGATATGATCATCGCTAATCCTGCTAGCTTTGTAGGATCTATCGGGGTAATCATGCAAGGCTTTGAAGTAAGTGAGCTTGCACAAAAACTTGGTATAAATGAGCAAACTATCAAAGCAGGAAATTACAAAGAAGCGGGAACTTTCATGCGCAAATGGAGCGAAGATGAAAAAGACTTTTTGCAAAATTTAGCCAATCAAAGCTATGAGCTTTTCACGCAATTTGTCGCTAAAAATCGTAAGCTAGACTTAAACCAAACAAGCTCATGGGCTGATGCGAAAGTATTTTTAGCTAATGAGGCTTTAAAATTAAAACTCATTGATAAAATAGGCAATTACGAGCAAGCCAAAAAAGAAGTAGAAAAACTAGCCAAAGTGCAAAACCCTATCTGGCAAAAAGAAGATGCTATAGATAAGTTTTTAAAACGTTTAGAAGAGCAAAGTGCTAGCTTTTTTGCTAACACTTTGACACAATTTTTCACACAAGTAAGCTCACAAAAAATTTATTAA
- the fliM gene encoding flagellar motor switch protein FliM: MAEILSQEEIDALLEVVDDDSDESTATSKLEEIEDKRDIVVYDFKRPNRVSKEQLRSIKGIHDKLARNLASQISSMMRSIVEIKLHSVDQMTYGEFLMSLPSPTSFNVFSIKPLDGNCVLEINPSIAFPMIDRLLGGQGESFDTLRELTEIELNLLDSILRIIMQRLKESWMNVTEIYPSVEAKESSPNVVQIVSQNEIVIMVVMEIIIGNSSGMVNICYPVVHLESILSRLANRDIMMGETSAKKSRNKELKTLIGRAEVIYEAMLGKTFINVNEFLDLKQGDILKLDRSADDKAIVSIDKKEVFLAQVGLHRFRKSIKILELIKTDKDEIKEMLEKYEDERRAKANSYDDNEELEEEDDDQ, translated from the coding sequence ATGGCTGAGATACTTTCCCAAGAAGAAATTGATGCTCTTTTAGAAGTTGTTGATGATGATAGCGATGAGAGTACAGCTACATCAAAACTAGAAGAAATAGAAGATAAAAGAGATATAGTAGTATATGATTTTAAGCGTCCAAATAGGGTTTCTAAAGAACAGCTTCGTTCTATTAAAGGGATTCATGATAAATTAGCAAGAAATCTTGCTTCTCAAATTTCATCTATGATGAGAAGTATAGTTGAGATTAAACTTCACTCAGTGGATCAAATGACTTATGGTGAGTTTTTGATGTCTTTACCTTCGCCAACAAGCTTTAACGTTTTTTCAATTAAGCCTTTAGATGGAAACTGTGTTTTAGAGATTAATCCAAGTATTGCTTTCCCTATGATAGATAGACTTTTGGGTGGTCAAGGGGAAAGTTTTGACACCTTAAGAGAGCTTACAGAAATCGAGCTTAATTTGCTTGATTCTATTTTGCGTATTATTATGCAAAGACTTAAAGAAAGTTGGATGAATGTTACTGAAATTTATCCAAGCGTAGAAGCAAAAGAATCAAGCCCAAATGTTGTGCAAATTGTTTCTCAAAATGAGATTGTTATCATGGTGGTAATGGAGATTATCATCGGAAATTCAAGCGGTATGGTAAATATTTGTTATCCGGTAGTGCATTTGGAAAGTATTTTGAGCCGTTTGGCAAATCGTGATATTATGATGGGTGAAACTTCGGCTAAAAAGTCAAGAAATAAAGAACTTAAAACCTTGATCGGTCGTGCTGAGGTAATTTATGAAGCTATGCTTGGTAAAACTTTTATCAATGTGAATGAATTTTTAGATTTAAAACAAGGAGATATTTTAAAACTTGATAGAAGTGCAGATGATAAAGCTATAGTTTCTATAGATAAAAAAGAAGTATTTTTAGCTCAAGTTGGACTTCATAGATTTAGAAAGTCGATTAAAATCTTAGAACTTATCAAAACTGATAAAGATGAGATTAAAGAAATGCTTGAAAAATATGAAGATGAAAGAAGAGCAAAAGCAAATTCGTATGATGATAATGAAGAACTAGAAGAGGAAGACGATGATCAATGA
- a CDS encoding RNA polymerase sigma factor FliA, translating to MQPHNAYASTLKKEQDDLVISYMPALRAMAFRLKERLPASIDVNDLISIGVEEMIKLSRRYDKEQNDNFWGFARKRVNGAMLDYLRSLDVMSRSNRKIIKDIDAIIDEFYQENEKEPDDEYLAQRLNLEVEKVKEARAAHAISLVMPLDEQLNCFNDSNIIEQIEKEELIEKINAVLEEFKEREKLVIQLYYYEELNLKEIAEILEISESRISQIHKRLLKKIRERLV from the coding sequence ATGCAGCCGCATAATGCCTATGCTTCTACGCTAAAAAAAGAACAAGATGACTTAGTCATCTCTTATATGCCAGCATTAAGAGCTATGGCTTTTAGACTTAAAGAGCGTTTGCCTGCTAGTATTGATGTAAATGATTTAATTAGTATTGGTGTAGAAGAAATGATCAAACTCTCACGCCGTTATGATAAAGAACAAAATGATAATTTTTGGGGTTTTGCAAGAAAAAGAGTCAATGGAGCTATGCTTGATTATCTAAGAAGCCTTGATGTAATGAGTAGAAGCAATAGAAAAATCATCAAAGATATTGACGCTATTATAGATGAGTTTTATCAAGAAAATGAAAAAGAGCCTGATGATGAATATTTAGCACAAAGACTAAATTTAGAAGTAGAAAAAGTAAAAGAAGCAAGAGCAGCTCATGCTATATCGCTTGTTATGCCTTTGGATGAACAGCTAAATTGCTTTAACGATAGTAATATCATAGAACAAATAGAAAAAGAAGAATTAATAGAAAAAATCAATGCAGTTTTGGAAGAATTTAAAGAAAGAGAAAAGCTTGTAATACAGCTTTATTATTATGAAGAATTAAATTTAAAAGAAATCGCAGAGATTTTAGAGATTAGCGAGTCAAGAATTTCACAAATTCATAAGCGTTTGCTTAAGAAGATTAGAGAAAGGCTAGTTTAA
- a CDS encoding M24 family metallopeptidase: protein MNFILKNENALFYECGYSCDNALFLKLEDEAFFITDARYSFEASEMIKNAKVVLAQDLFASARELLEKAGIDRVCFDPKDFSYFEFKELSKSANIVFEEKLDLSKNKRIIKNTKELQLLQNAVNFGKECFEEFAKFISQEGHGKSEKELHFKACEIFQKKGALGLSFSPIVAINENAAKAHALPSDKCLEYGDLLLVDAGVVYQRYCSDRTRTACFDESGIVFDKNKPNFKDKEIMQIYEVVKQAQLQAIEKARVGMMARELDFIAREVIKNAGFEKEFIHSLGHGVGLDIHELPNISPRSDYELKEGMVFTIEPGIYIKDKLGIRIEDMIYLDKEKAVVL, encoded by the coding sequence ATGAATTTTATCTTAAAAAACGAAAATGCACTTTTTTATGAGTGTGGCTATTCTTGCGATAATGCTTTGTTTTTAAAACTTGAAGATGAAGCATTTTTTATCACTGATGCAAGATATAGCTTTGAAGCTAGTGAAATGATAAAAAATGCTAAGGTGGTTTTAGCACAAGATCTTTTTGCTAGTGCTAGAGAGCTTTTAGAAAAAGCAGGAATTGATAGGGTGTGTTTTGACCCAAAAGACTTTAGCTATTTTGAATTTAAAGAACTTAGTAAAAGTGCAAATATCGTTTTTGAAGAAAAATTAGACTTGAGTAAAAACAAACGCATTATAAAAAATACTAAGGAATTACAACTTTTGCAAAATGCTGTAAATTTTGGTAAAGAATGCTTTGAAGAATTTGCTAAATTTATCAGCCAAGAAGGCCATGGAAAAAGTGAAAAAGAATTGCATTTTAAAGCATGTGAAATTTTTCAAAAAAAAGGCGCTTTAGGACTTTCTTTTTCACCTATTGTAGCTATTAATGAAAATGCGGCTAAAGCACACGCTTTACCTAGTGATAAATGTTTAGAATATGGAGATTTGTTATTAGTTGATGCGGGTGTGGTTTATCAAAGGTATTGTTCTGATCGTACAAGAACGGCTTGTTTTGATGAGAGTGGTATAGTATTTGATAAAAATAAGCCAAATTTTAAAGATAAAGAAATTATGCAAATTTATGAAGTGGTCAAGCAAGCTCAGCTTCAAGCTATAGAAAAAGCACGCGTTGGTATGATGGCAAGGGAGCTTGATTTTATCGCAAGAGAAGTGATTAAAAACGCAGGTTTTGAAAAAGAATTTATTCATAGTTTAGGGCATGGAGTAGGACTTGATATACATGAGTTACCAAACATTAGTCCAAGAAGTGATTATGAACTAAAAGAAGGTATGGTATTTACCATTGAACCTGGAATTTATATCAAAGATAAACTTGGTATCAGGATAGAAGATATGATCTATCTTGATAAAGAAAAGGCAGTGGTGTTATAA
- the flhF gene encoding flagellar biosynthesis protein FlhF, whose translation MGQLIHTFTVESTDEIIPKVKQDYGDKALIVTNKQIRPKTINQKPLYEVIVAIEEADYEEHLKQNNLPMPPKKKPNTASFPEAKIQAPKFEDEKKEEDVVLDFSSKAKQKPINPYLNTSKKDDNFLNLKNKLSQVSSEISKVSNYQDFSMPNPNYDKKIEAFEKQMNKLNDKMNLLVDMMWDDKADLRKELAIPPEFASIYKQAKASGMQEAHLEAIMKATIENMPSTMKANQEAVQRYFYSLLRNMLPCRLESEIKKQKIMMLVGPTGVGKTTTLAKLAFRYAYGDRRYKTGIITLDTYRIGAVEQLFQYAKMMKLPIIDSIEPNDLDDAIRSLNTCEVILVDTTGNSQYDKAKLEKTKEFLSHSNAQIDVNLVLSANTKYEDLLETYNNFSFLNIDTLIITKFDETKVFGNVFSLLYETSTPMSFFSIGQEVPDDIEVANSDFLVRCVLEGFRRDENE comes from the coding sequence ATGGGACAATTGATTCATACTTTTACAGTTGAAAGCACAGATGAGATTATACCTAAGGTTAAGCAAGATTATGGCGATAAAGCTTTGATAGTAACTAATAAGCAAATTCGTCCAAAAACTATCAATCAAAAACCTTTATATGAGGTTATAGTGGCGATTGAAGAGGCTGATTATGAAGAGCATTTAAAACAAAACAATTTACCTATGCCACCAAAGAAAAAACCAAACACAGCAAGTTTTCCTGAGGCTAAAATTCAAGCTCCAAAATTTGAAGATGAAAAAAAAGAAGAAGATGTAGTGCTTGATTTTTCTTCAAAAGCTAAGCAAAAACCTATTAATCCTTATTTAAACACAAGCAAAAAAGATGATAATTTTTTAAATTTAAAAAATAAACTTTCTCAGGTTAGTTCAGAAATTAGCAAAGTTTCAAACTATCAAGATTTTTCTATGCCAAATCCAAATTATGATAAAAAAATTGAAGCCTTTGAAAAGCAAATGAATAAGCTTAATGATAAAATGAATTTGCTTGTGGATATGATGTGGGATGATAAGGCAGATTTACGCAAAGAACTAGCTATACCACCTGAGTTTGCAAGTATTTATAAGCAAGCTAAGGCAAGTGGCATGCAAGAAGCGCATTTAGAAGCGATTATGAAAGCGACTATTGAAAATATGCCAAGTACTATGAAAGCAAATCAAGAAGCAGTGCAAAGGTATTTTTACTCACTTTTGCGTAATATGCTTCCATGTCGTTTAGAAAGTGAAATTAAAAAGCAAAAAATCATGATGTTAGTAGGCCCAACAGGAGTGGGTAAAACTACCACTTTAGCTAAACTTGCTTTTCGCTATGCTTATGGAGATAGACGCTATAAAACTGGTATTATCACGCTTGATACTTATAGAATAGGTGCAGTAGAGCAACTTTTTCAATATGCTAAGATGATGAAACTTCCTATTATTGATAGTATAGAGCCAAATGACTTAGATGATGCGATTAGAAGTTTAAATACTTGTGAGGTTATTTTAGTAGATACAACCGGAAATTCACAATATGATAAAGCAAAACTTGAAAAAACAAAAGAATTTTTATCGCATTCTAATGCGCAAATTGATGTAAATTTGGTACTTTCAGCAAATACAAAATATGAAGATTTATTAGAAACTTATAATAATTTTTCATTTTTAAATATAGACACTTTAATCATTACCAAATTTGATGAAACAAAAGTATTTGGAAATGTATTTTCTTTGCTTTATGAAACTAGCACTCCGATGAGCTTTTTTTCCATAGGTCAAGAAGTGCCTGATGATATAGAAGTGGCTAATAGTGACTTTTTAGTGCGTTGTGTGTTAGAAGGTTTTAGAAGGGATGAAAATGAGTAA
- the mqnF gene encoding aminofutalosine deaminase family hydrolase, whose amino-acid sequence MFIIAPKIILTCDDDFNILENKAVLFDDNILEIDSLENLQKSYPQAKLIPTPKDTLLLPAFINPHTHLEFSANNGNLVFGDFLKWLDSIFNNREQLNEKAKEKLISQNIHKMLKSGTATIGEISSFGNDLNPCVNSQARVIFFNEILGSNENFVQAKKEEFLTRYEKSMSFKASKFIPAISLHAPYSTHPELAKFAIKLARENDHLLSTHFLESNHENNWLRFKKGGFKKSLAKFNKNPMPFYTPQSFLELFKGQRTLFTHCVYFKEWDLLDKNLHSITHCAFSNRLLSKNTFKLKPALKNGVNIHLGTDGLSSNTSLSMLDEMRANLLIHDDFELENFAKILLLMATNKAAKALNLNLGQIQKGKIADFSLFVLPNSTNLKQLPLQFILQSKEVLKLFIEGKECKL is encoded by the coding sequence ATGTTTATAATAGCACCCAAAATCATCTTAACTTGCGATGATGATTTTAATATTTTAGAAAACAAAGCAGTTCTTTTTGATGATAATATTTTAGAAATTGATAGCTTAGAAAATTTACAAAAATCCTACCCACAAGCTAAGCTTATACCAACTCCAAAAGATACCTTACTTTTACCTGCTTTTATCAACCCGCACACACATTTAGAATTTAGTGCAAATAATGGAAATTTAGTCTTTGGAGACTTTTTAAAATGGCTTGATAGCATTTTTAATAACCGCGAACAATTAAACGAAAAAGCCAAAGAAAAATTAATCTCACAAAATATCCATAAAATGCTAAAAAGTGGCACTGCTACCATAGGAGAAATTTCAAGTTTTGGGAATGATTTAAATCCTTGTGTAAATTCACAAGCTAGAGTGATATTTTTCAATGAAATTTTAGGTTCAAATGAAAATTTTGTCCAAGCTAAAAAAGAGGAATTTTTAACTCGCTATGAAAAAAGCATGAGTTTTAAAGCTTCTAAATTTATCCCTGCTATTTCATTACATGCACCCTATTCAACCCACCCAGAACTTGCCAAATTTGCTATAAAACTTGCTAGAGAAAATGATCATTTGCTAAGCACACATTTTCTTGAAAGCAATCATGAAAACAACTGGCTAAGGTTTAAAAAAGGTGGTTTTAAAAAAAGCTTGGCTAAATTTAATAAAAATCCTATGCCATTTTACACTCCACAAAGCTTTTTAGAACTTTTTAAAGGCCAAAGGACTTTATTTACACATTGTGTGTATTTTAAAGAATGGGATTTATTAGATAAAAATTTACACTCGATCACGCATTGTGCTTTTTCAAACAGACTTTTGAGTAAAAATACTTTTAAATTAAAACCTGCTTTAAAAAATGGTGTTAATATCCATCTAGGAACTGATGGTTTAAGTTCAAACACCTCTTTAAGTATGCTTGATGAAATGAGAGCAAATTTACTTATACATGATGATTTTGAGTTAGAAAATTTTGCTAAAATATTGCTTTTAATGGCGACTAACAAAGCCGCAAAAGCTTTAAATTTAAACCTAGGTCAAATTCAAAAAGGCAAAATCGCTGATTTTAGTCTTTTTGTTTTACCAAATAGCACAAATTTAAAACAACTTCCTTTGCAATTTATCTTGCAAAGCAAAGAAGTGTTAAAACTTTTTATAGAAGGGAAAGAATGCAAATTATAA
- the aroQ gene encoding type II 3-dehydroquinate dehydratase: protein MKVMVIQGPNINMLGVRETHIYGNMKMEDIHEQMKQAAKQANVEIEFFQSNFEGELVDKIQECLGSVDGVIINAAAYAHTSIAIRDAIAAINMPVIEVHISNTYRREEFRQKSMIAPVCAGSVVGFGPFGYHMALMGLFQIFDQINAYKAAQAKAQQANQ, encoded by the coding sequence ATGAAAGTTATGGTAATACAAGGACCAAACATCAATATGCTTGGTGTAAGAGAAACTCATATTTATGGCAATATGAAAATGGAAGATATCCATGAGCAAATGAAACAAGCTGCAAAACAAGCTAATGTAGAGATTGAGTTTTTTCAAAGCAATTTTGAAGGTGAGCTAGTTGATAAAATTCAAGAATGCTTAGGTAGTGTAGATGGAGTGATTATTAACGCAGCTGCTTATGCACACACTTCTATAGCAATCCGCGATGCGATTGCAGCGATTAATATGCCTGTGATTGAAGTGCATATTAGCAATACTTATAGAAGAGAAGAATTCAGACAAAAAAGCATGATAGCACCAGTTTGCGCAGGTAGCGTGGTAGGTTTTGGCCCTTTTGGTTATCACATGGCTTTAATGGGACTTTTCCAAATTTTTGATCAAATCAATGCATATAAAGCAGCTCAAGCAAAAGCACAACAAGCAAATCAATGA